DNA from Microbacterium sulfonylureivorans:
TACCGGCAGCACCGGCACGACTCCGGCACGGCCGGAGTCGATCGCGGCCACGACCCGCTCGAAGACTTCGGGAGGGGTGAGCGCCCGCGCCGCGTCGTGCACGAGAACGATCTCGACGTCGCCCCACAGCGCGGAGAGGCCCGCCTGCACGGACTCCTGCCGGGTCGCACCGCCGACGACGATCGTCACGACGTCGCGGCGGTCACCCGACGCGTCGAGCGCCTCGCTCAGCGCGTCGCCCTCGCGGCCCGCAGGGGCCACGACCACGACCTGCGCGTACGGTCCGGCGAACACGCGCTCGAGCGCGTGGCGCAGGATCGTGTGCTCGTCGATGCCGACGAACCCCTTCGGGGCGCCGGCTCCGAGGCGCGTGCCGGAGCCTGCCGCAACGACGATGATGCCGACGCGGGGTACGGGTGCGATGGTCACCCGATGAATCTAGCTTGCGAGAACCTCGTCGAGGATGACGCTGGCCTTCTCCTCGTCGGTCTTCTCTGCGAGCGCGAGCTCCGAGATGAGGATCTGCTTCGCCTTGGCGAGCATCCGCTTCTCACCGGCCGAGAGCCCGCGGTCCTGATCGCGGCGCCAGAGGTCGCGCACGACCTCGCTCACCTTGATCACATCGCCCGAGGCGAGCTTCTCGAGGTTCGCCTTGTAGCGGCGGGACCAGTTCGTCGGCTCCTCCGTGAAGGGGGCGCGCAGCACCTCGAAGACCTTGTCGAGACCCTCTTTGCCGATCACGTCGCGGACGCCGACCAGGTCGACGTTCTCAGCGGGGACCTCGATGATGAGGTCTCCCTGCGTGACGTTGAGCTTCAGGTACTTCTTGGTCTCGCCCTTGATGATCCGGTCTTTGACCTCGATGATCGTTGCCGCGCCGTGGTGGGGGTAAACGACCGTCTCGCCAACCTCAAAAAGCATGGAGTTATGTCCTTTCGGCAACCTCCAGGATACCACAGGCGACATACGCTAAGGTTCTCCGCCCCGGGGCCCGGGACAGCGCACTGCGGCGGTGACGGCGAACCCATAGAATGCTGAGGAAGCCGTCATCCGTCCTGGGAGGATCTGTGAACTCGCGCCTCATCGCATCGATCGCCGTCGGAGCCGCGCTGGCCCTCGGCACGACCGGTTGCGCCATGATCTCGCCGCAGGCGACGACGATCGAGTACTCCGCGGCCGAGGGCGTGAACGTCTACGACGCCGGCCCGCTCGATGTCCGCAACGCGTTCATCGTGGCCAACGAAGACGGCTCCGAGGGCAACTTCGTCGCCGCCATCGTGAACCAGACCGACGAGTCCCACACCCTGCGCATCGAGCTCGGCGAGGGGTCGTCCACGATCCCGCTGACGGTACGGGTGCCGGCGAACACGACGATCAGCCTCGGCGCCGACGGCGAAGACCCGATCCTCGTCCAGAACCTCGACACCCCGGCCGGCGCCGACATCCCCGGCTACTTCCAGTCCGGTGACGGCGACGGCACGCTCACGTCGGTGCCCGTCCTCGACGGCGAGCTGCCGTACCTCGCACCACTGGTGCCCTGACCCTCGACGAGAAGCCCGCCCCGCGCATCGCGGAGGCGGGCTTCTTCGCGCCGAGGCGGCTCAGCCCTCGAAGCGGTACCCGAGCCCCCGCACGGTGACGAGCATCTCGGGCGCGCTGGGGTTCTCCTCGATGCGCGAGCGGATGCGCTTGATGTGCACGTCGAGCGTCTTCGTGTCGCCGAAGTAGTCGCTCCCCCACACGCGGTCGATGAGCTGCCCGCGGGTCAGCACACGGCCGGCGTTGCGCATGAGCACCTCGAGGAGCTCGAATTCCTTCAGGGGCATGCTGATCTCGCCCCCTGCGACCGCGACCGTGTGGCGGTCGATGTCGAGCACGACACGGCCCCCTTCGAGCACGCGGTCGTCGAGGTCGGAGTCGACCTGCGAGAAGCGGCGCAGCACGGCGCGCATGCGGGCGAGCAGCTCGCGGGCCGAGTACGGCTTCGTGACATAGTCGTCGGCTCCGAGCTCGAGCCCCACGACGATGTCGACCTCGGAGTCCTTGGCGGTCAGCATGATGATGGGCACGGTCGAGGTGGTGCGGATCTGCCGGCACACCTCGGTCCCCGGCATCCCGGGCAGCATGAGGTCGAGCAGGACGATGTCGGCACCGCGCTCACGGAACGCCGCGAGCGCTGCGGGGCCGTCTTCGGCGATCTCGACCTCGTACCCTTCGCGGCGCAGCAGGTAGGCCAGCGGGTCGGCGAGGTCGGGCTCGTCCTCCACGATCAGGACGCGGGTCATACGGGTTCTCCGTTCGTGGGGATGGGTCGGGAGGCTTCCGCCGTCGCGCGCTTCTTCTTGCGGCCGCGCTTGGGAGCGTGGTCCTCGACGGGTGCGGGGATCTCGGGGAGCCGGATCGTGAACGTCGACCCGCGGCCCGGACGCGACCACAGCCGGACCTCGCCGCCGTGACGCTGCACGGCGTGCTTGACGATCGACAGGCCCAGGCCGCTGCCGCCGGTGCGGCGCGCGCGTGCCGGGTCGGCGCGGTAGAAGCGCTCGAACACGCGGTCCTGATCGCCCTCCGCGATGCCGATGCCGCGATCGGTGACGGCGATCTCGACGACGCCCTCCACGAGCTTCACGCCGACGCCGACGCTCGACCCCTTCGGCGAATACGCGATGGCGTTGGAGATGAGATTGCCGACGGCCTCGCTGAGCACTTGGGCGTCGCCGCGGACGTAGAGCCCGCGCTTGCCGCCCCTGACCACCTCGACGCCGGCGGAGTCCGCCTGGATCGCGTGCGCGTCGAGGGCCGCGGCGACGACCTCGTCGACCGACACGTCTCGGTCCTCGGTCAGCTCGTCCGACGCCTGCAGGCGCGACAGGTTCATGATCCGCGACGTGAGCAGGGCGAGCCGGTTGGCCTCGGCCGTCAGCCGGGCCGTGAAGATGCGCACCTGCGGCGGATCGTCGGCGGCGGACTCGATGGCCTCGGCGAGCAGGCTCACGGCGCCCACCGGAGTCTTCAGCTCGTGACTCGTATTGGCGACGAAGTCGCGGCGCATCTGCTCCACGCGCTCGCGTTCGGTGATGTCGCGGAGCACGAGGAGCGTGAGCCGCGGCGAGATGCGTGTGGCCCGCACGACGACCAGGCGCGGCTCGGCGGGTGGTGCGCCGCGTCGCAGGCGCATGGTCTCGGTGGCGGGAGCGGTCTCGGAGCGCGCTGCGCGGGCGACCCCCCGCAGCTGGTCGTCGGGCACCGACCGGCCCTCGACGAAGTGGAACGGGCCCGCGGCAGCAGACGCGGCGAGCACGGTGAACGAGGCGTCGACGACGACGGCCGCGTCATCCATCCCGTGCAGCACCTCGCGCACTCCCTCGGGAATCGCGAGCGACGTCTCCGTCCGTGCGCGGTCCCGCGCACGCAGCGAGGTCGCGACGACCGCGGAGATCGAGCCCCCGATGACGATTCCGGTGAGGAGGGCGAGCAGCGCGAGCTGCGTCGTATCCATGGCACCAGCGTAGAGGGCCGCGAGCGGCGGGGACCGACCAGGGCGGGGAGTCCGCGAGGACCGCCGGGTACTATTCACCGCGGCGGCACCGTCCGTTAACCTTCGCTGGCGACAATCGCCAGGGTCGCGGTGGCGGATGCCTGCCCGGATCAGGAAAGGTGCGTCGGAATGCGCGAAGTCTTCCATCAGTCGCTCGAGGACGTCCAGGGTCGTCTCGTCGAGATCGCCGAGCTCGTGACGGTGGCGATCGACAAGGCCACGCGGGCGTTCAGCACCAGCGACGTCGCGCTGGCCGAGGAGGTCATCGAGGCGGACGCCGTGATCGACGAGAAGGCGGTCGCGCTCGACGAGCTCGCGATCGAGATCCTCGCCCGCCAGCAGCCGGTCGCGCGCGATCTGCGCATCGTGGTGAGCGCCCTGCGCATGAGCGCGTCGCTGGAGCGCATGGGCGACATCGCCGAGCACATCGCCCAGCTCACGCGCATGCGCTTCCCGGAGAGGGCGATCCCCAAGGGCCTGAAGTCCACGTTCACCAAGATGGGCGAGCTCGACGTCGAGGTGGCGCGACAGCTCACCGAACTGCTGCGCACGCAGGACCTCGCCGTCACGGAGTCCATCCGCAACGCCGACGACGAGATCGACGACCTGCACGTCTCGGTCTTCGAGAAGGTGCTCAGCGACAGCTGGCAGGGTGAGGCCTCGGCGACCGTCGACGCGACGCTCGCCAGCCGCTATCACGAGCGCTTCGCCGACCACGCGGTCTCGGTCGCGAAGAAGGTCGCCTACCTGTCGACGGGCGACTGGACGCCGTCGACCGACGCGCTGGACATCATCACGCAGTCGTAGCGCCCACGAACGAAGGAGAGCGGATGCCTCGGGGAGGCATCCGCTCTTCTCGTCGTGGTCAGCGGACTACTTCTTGCCCTGCGAGGCGACTGCGGCGGCGCCGGCGGCCGCGGCCTCGGGGTCGAGGTACTCGCCCGGTCCGAGCGGCTCGAGGTTCTCGTCGAGCCGGTACACGAGCGGGATGCCGGTGGGGATGTTCAACTCGGCGATGTCGGCGTCGCTGATGCCGTCGAGGTGCTTGACGAGACCGCGCAGCGAGTTGCCGTGCGCCGTCACGAGCACCGTCTTGCCGGACTTCAGGTCGGGGACGATGTCGCTGTGCCAGTACGGCAGCATGCGGTCGATGACGAGCTTGAGGGACTCGGTGTGGGGCACCTCGCCGTCGATGCCGGCGTAGCGCGGATCGTCGACCTGGCTGTACGGGTCGTCGGCGGGCAGCGGCGGCGGCGGCACGTCGAACGAGCGGCGCCACAGCATGAACTGCTCCTCGCCGAACTCTTCGAGCGTCTGCGCCTTGTCCTTGCCCTGCAGCGCCCCGTAGTGGCGCTCGTTGAGGCGCCACGTGCGCTTGACGGGGATCCACAGCCGGTCGGCGGTGTCGAGGGCGATGTCGGCGGTCTGGATGGCGCGACTGAGGAGGGAGGTGTGGAGCACGTCGGGGAGGAGGCCGGACTCGGCGAGCAGCTCGCCGCCGCGCGCGGCCTCGGCCTTGCCCTGCTCGGTGAGGCGGACGTCGACCCAGCCGGTGAACTGGTTGGTCTTGTTCCACTCGCTCTGGCCGTGTCGGAGGAGGATCAGCGTGTAGGGCGCGGTCATGCGCCCAATGATATCGGCGCCGGGTGCCCCGACGTCGGCTCGTGACGGCTGGCATCATGGGGTCATGGGCTCCGCTCGCGCCTCCGACGCCGCCGCGAAGCGGGGGCGTGAGTCCCATCGGGTCGGGCGGATCACCCGGGGCACGACGGGGACCAACCGCCTTCGGCGGATCGACCGATGGATCGCGCGGCATCCCGCGCTCCGCCGGGCGGACGATCCGCTGGTGGTGGACCTCGGCTACGGCGCGAGCGGCGTCACCGCACTCGAGCTGCACGCCCGGCTCGCCCGGACCCGTCCCGACGTCGAGGTGCTCGGGTTGGAGATCGATCCGACACGGGTCGCCCGCGCGACGGAGCAGCTCGCGGCGGTCCGCGAGGGCGGAACCTCCTTCGCGCCGGATGCCGCCGTCTCGTTCGCGCTCGGAGGATTCGAGGTTCCCGTGCCGGGCGGTCGCCGTCCCGCGGTGATCCGGGCCTTCAACGTGCTGCGCCAGTACGACGAGGACGAGGTCGCGGCGGCGTGGGCATCGATGACGTCTCATCTCGCACCCGGCGGACTCCTCGTGGAAGGCACGTGCGACGAGCTCGGGCGCATCGCCACGTGGGTCGCGCTCGGCGAGGACGGCGCACCCCGGTCGCTCACGGTCTCGCTGCGACTCGCGGGGCTGGAGCATCCGTCGGTCGCCGCGGAGCGGCTCCCCAAGGCGCTCATCCACCGGAACGTGCCGGGCGAGCGCATCCACGCCCTACTGGCGGGCCTCGACGCCGAGTGGGAGCGTGCGGCCGGCGTGTCGCCGTTCGGACCCGTGGAGCGCTGGCGCACCGCGCTCGGAGCGCTGGCGTCATCGGGATGGCCGCTGCGCGACCGTTCCCGGTGGCGGCTGGGAGAGGTCACCGTGCCGTGGGATGCCGTCGCCCCCGGTTCCTGACCGCACTCGTCTGCGAGCCGGGCGCGGTCAGATCCGCGGCACCGCGGCGCGAGCGTCGCCGGGTGGCATCCCGGTCGCCGTGAGCAGGTCCACCACGAGCGGGCGCATCGCCGCGACCAGGTTCTGGTCGCCCAGCGACGCGTCGGGCATCAGCTCGGCGGGGTCGAGGCGCGACGCCACCGCGACGAGCGCCGCGCGCGCCGCCGGCTCGAGCGAGATGTCGTCGAGCGAGTCCGACACGAACCCGGCGCCGCGCACGATCTCGGCCAGCACATCGGCCGACACGGGTCTCGCCGTGCCGTCGTCGCACAGGTAGACGACGCGACGTGCCACGACGCGGAGGTTGCGGGTCGCCAGCTCCGTCGACTCGCGGATGCGGTCCTGCCGCTCGAGGTCGAACCGCTGGCGGCGCAGGAACGGCGAGATCTTCGCGATCGCCCGGCCGGACTCGAGCGACGACCGCCACTCGTCGAGCAGCGGCTGCAGCGCCCGCGCCTTCTCGAGCCCCCGCTCGGCGCGCAGCCGGTCGCCGCGCCGCAGCGCCTGCACCAGCGCCGCCGACGTACGGTCGACGGCCGCGAAGACCGCCCGGCCTTCGCGGAGCGCGTCACGGAGGGGATTGCGCGGGATGAGGGCGGTCACGAGCAGCGCGGCGATGCCGCCGATGATCCCGTCGACCAGCCGCAGGAACGGGGCCGTGGCCGGGATGACCATGACGATCAGCGACTGGATCGCCGCCGCGATCGCGAAGCTCGCCTGCGCCGAGAGGAAGCGGGAGACGACGAGCGTCAGCCCCAGCGCCAGGGCGAGCTGCCACCAGCCCGATCCCGTCACGATCAGGAGCAGCTCGGCGACCAGGATGCCCACGAGCATCCCGAGCACCGTCTCGAGCACCCGGCGCGGTCGCGCGTCGCGCACCAGCCCGAGGCTCCCGACGGTGACGGTGGCGGCGAGGAGCGGCGCGGGATGCCCGAGCACGTAATGGGCGAAGGCGTAGGAGCCGGTCGCGGCCACGACGATCTGCACGATCGGGATGCCCGAGTCGCGGACTCGCACCAGAGCCGGTCGCGGATCGAAGCGCGTGCGCCAGCCGGTGGGGATCGCCGTCGTGGTCGGCGGCCCGGTCACCCGGACGCTCCGCTCCGCCGGCGCAGACTCACTTCGCGGGAGCCCTGCGCGAGAGCCTCGTGAGCCGCGGCACGTTCGCCGTCGCGCCGGCCTCCGGCGGCACGATGACCTCCTGCGCGGCGGTGATCGGGCCGTCCTCGGTGTCGACCAGGAGCGTCGCGTCCACCGGCGTCGAGCGGCGCACGATCGCGAGTGCGATCGGCCCGTCCTCGAAGTGGAGCGCGGCCGAGGTGACGGCGCCGACGGCATCGTCGCCGACGCGGACGACGGCGCCGCGCCCGGGGAGGACGCTGCCGCTGCCGTCGAGCTGGAGCGCGACCAGACGCCGGGGCGGGTGGCCGAGGTTGTGCACCTTGGCCACGGTCTCCTGGCCGCGATAGCAGCCCTTGCTCAGGTGCACCGCCGTGCGCAGCCAGTCGAGCTCATGCGGCAGCACGCGCTCATCGACATCCGCTGCCCAGCGGGGGCGCCATGCGGCGACGCGAAGGGCATCGGCAGCGGCGAGGCCGGCGATCACGAGGTCGCCGCCGGCCGCGGCATCCGCGATCCGACGCTCCTCGTCGCGCGTGACGAGCGCCTCCGCCCAGTCGCGTCCGGCACCGGGGTGCGGATCGACGGGGGCATAGCCCCAGCCACCCGGGGCGATGTGCGGCCACGGGTCGGTCCAGACGAGCGGCACAGCCCCCGGCCGGGCGGCCTCGACGCGGCCGAGCCCGGCGGCCGTGCCGCCGAAGACCGCGTACTCGTCGCTCGCGTCGCGCGGGTCGACGCGCAGCCGGAAGCGCATCCTGCGCAGCCACGCCAGCAGGCCGTCGGCATCGGCGCGGTCGACGATCAGCCAGGTGGTCTCGCCGTCGTCGACGACGGATGCCGCGTGCTCGACGTGCCCCTGCGGGTCGAGCACGAGCAGCTCCGTGCTCACACCGGGCGCGAGCGACGTCAGTGCCTGCGACGTGAGCGAATCCAGCCACGACAGGCGGTCCTCGCCCGGGACCGCGAGCACGGCCCGATCGGAGAGCGGCACCACGGCCTGGCCCGCGGCGAGCGCCCGCTGCTCGACGAGGGGATTGCCGACGTGCTGCAGGCCGCCGTCGTCGACGACGGCTCCGGGCAGCGCGGAGAACAGGGAAGCCATCATTCCGCCCGGGCGAGACGGGCCGAGGCGTGGGCGCCGAGCTCTTCGCCGAGGGCCGCCATGTCCCAGGCCCAGAGCAGGTGCCCGTCGACGAGTCCGTACATGCGGGCGGCCGCGGCGTACGTCTTCGCACCGGCGGGGCGCACCACGGCGTCGGTCGCGATGTCGATGCGCGGACCCTTGATCTGGCCGAGGTAGAGCTCGCTGACGCCGTCGGCGTGCACGAGGACGACCTCGATGTCGAAGCCGCCCTCGGCATTGCGGAGCAGCTCGACGTCGTCGGCGGTGCGCGCGGGTCCGGCCTCGAGTGCCGGCAGGAGTCCCGGTCCGGCGTCGGCGTCGGTGGCCGGACGCGAGAGCCGCCAGTACCCCATCTCCGACACGAGCGGGATGCGGGTGTCGCCGTCTCCGTGCAGCCACGCGCTGGCGGAGTAGTTCAGGTAGTCGCCGCCGTCATGGCTGAAGCTCACGCGATGGCTGAACTCGCCGCTGTACGCGTGGTCGGCATAGTCGATGACACCGGTGCCCTCCCACACGCCGACGAGCCACGACAGCGGCGCGAGATCGGCGGGGAGATCGGTCGGCAGATCGAACATCGCGCGCCCGATCAGCGCTGGCCGCGGTACAGGTTCTTGAGAACGACCACGGACACGAAGACGATCGCGAGCGACGCCAGTCCGAGCAGACCCACGAAGAACATCTCGAGCGCGAAGAGATCCATGGGCTCAGTCTAGACGGGCGCCGAGCCCTCGCGGCGGGCGGCGCTAGCCGGGGACGATGGCGGCGAGTCCGAATCCGAGGCTGATGACGCCCATCACCACGAGTGCGCCGAGGGCGCTCGCCGCGACCCGCTCGGTGAATCCCTGCGAGCGGCCCGACCAGAGCTGCACCGCGAAGGCGAGGATGAGGCATCCGCCCAGTCCGACGGCGAGCCACTGCGCCCGCCAGTCGTCGCCTGCGAACAGGCCGACCAGCACGCCGATGACGGCGGCGACCACCCAGACGGCGATGATGCCGCCGAAGGTCCGGCGGGGAGCAAGCTCGGGGACGACCACGGCCCCATTCTTCCCCACGACGGCCGAACGCGCACGGAGGCCCGCACGGACGCCCGATGTCGTAGCGCGGAACCGGCTCTCCGCCACGCCCTACACTGGGGATCACGACCCGTCCCCTCGGGCCGGAAAGGCGATCCTTTGGCACAGCTCCTGGTTCTGAGCTCCACGCACGGAGGCGGCCCCGTCCTGCCGTCTCTCGAGCTGCTGAGCCACCGCGTGCGCCAGATCCCCGCCGAGCCCGCCCAGCTGGTCAACGCGCCGAGTGCTGACGTCATCTTCGTCGATGCGCGCGTGGACCTCGTCGGGGCCAAGTCGCTCTGCAAGATCCTCAACACCACCGGCCTCGACGCCCCCCTCCTGCTCGTCGTGACCGAGGGCGGTCTCACGGCCGTCTCCACCGACTGGGGCGTCGACGACGTCATCCTCGTCGCCGCAGGTCCCGCCGAGGTCGACGCCCGCATCCGCCTGGCGATCGGGCGGATGACGAAGGAGCAGGTCTCGACGCGCATCCAGACGTCGGGCATCACGATCGACGAGTCGTCGTACTCGGCGAAGGTGCACGGCAAGCCGCTCGACCTCACCTACAAGGAGTTCCAGCTCCTCCACTTCTTCGCCACCCACCCCTCGCGTGTGTTCACGCGCGAGCAGCTGCTCAGCGAGGTGTGGGGCTACGACTACTTCGGCGGCACGCGCACCGTCGACGTGCACGTGCGGCGCCTGCGCGCGAAGCTCGGCGACCTCGAGCAGCTCATCGGCACGGTGCGAAACGTCGGCTATCGCTTCAACGTGTACGAGGACGACCAGCTGCCCTCCCCGCGCGAGCGCACCGACGCGTAGCCCTCGCCGCCCACGTGTTCGGGGGCGATCCCGTTCACACTCTCGTCACTTGCGCCTGCAATGATGAAGGGATGATCGAACACGAGGTGCTCGACGCGGGGCTCGGCGACGCGGACGACGATGACTTCGACCTGGACGAGGAGCTGGACGCCCAGCTGCCCGAGCACCGCTACCTCGACCGGGAGCTGAGCTGGCTCGCGTTCAACCAGCGCGTGCTCGAGCTGGCCGAGGACCCCAACATCCCGGTTCTCGAGCGGGCCAACTTCCTCGCGATCTTCGCCAGCAACCTCGACGAGTTCTTCATGGTCCGCGTGGCCGGGCTCAAGCGCCGCATCGTCACCGGCCTGGCCGTGCCGACCAACGTGGGCCGCGCACCCGCCGAGGTGCTCGCCGACATCTCCACCGAGGCGCACCGGCTGCAGCTGCGCCACGCCGAAGGGTGGATGACTCTCGTCAAGCCCGCACTCGCCGACGCCGGCATCGATGTCGTGTCGTACGAGTCGCTCGACTCCGACGAGCGCGCGGCGCTGTACGACTACTTCCAGGCACAGGTGTTCCCGGTGCTCATGCCCCTCGCGGTCGACCCGGCGCACCCGTTCCCCTACATCTCGGGGCTCTCGCTCAACCTCGCGATCCGCATCCGAAACGCCCGCACCGGGCGCCAGGAGTTCGCGCGCCTGAAGGTGCCGCCGATGCTCCCGCGCTTCGTCGAGGTGCCCTTGGCTGAGGGACGCCTCCGCTACCTGCCGCTCGAAGACCTCATCTCCAACCACCTCGACGACCTCTTCCCCGGCATGGAGGTGCTCGACCACCACGCCTTCCGCCTCACGCGGAACGAGGACGTCGCGATCGAGGAGGACGAGTCGGAGAACCTGATCCAGGCGCTCGAGGCGGAGCTGCTGCGCCGGCGGTTCGGCCCGCCCATCCGCCTGGAGATCACCGACGACATGGACGAGGTCACCCTCGACCTGCTGATCCGCGAGCTCGACATCACCGAGCAGGAGGTCTACCGCCTCCCCGGCCCGCTCGACCTGCGAGGTCTGTTCGATCTGCGCATCGACCGGCCCGACCTGCGGTTCAAGCCGCACGTGCCGACGACGGCGATGGCGTTCCAGCCGGGCGACAACAACGAGCGGCCCGACATCTTCGCTTCCATCCGCAAGGGCGACGTGCTGGTGCATCACCCGTACGAGTCCTTCGCCACGAGCGTGCAGGCATTCCTCGAGCAGGCGGCCAAGGATCCGCACGTGCTCGCCATCAAGCAGACGCTGTACCGCACGTCGGGCGACAGCCCGATCGTCGAGGCGCTGATCGATGCCGCCGAGGCGGGCAAGCAGGTGCTCGCGCTCGTCGAGATCAAGGCGCGCTTCGACGAGGCGAACAACATCCTGTGGGCGCGCAAGCTCGAGAAGGCCGGAGTGCACGTCGTCTACGGTCTCGTCGGACTGAAGACCCACTGCAAGCTCGCGCTCGTGATCCGCGAGGAGGGCGGTGTGCTGCGCAGCTACAGCCACGTCGGCACGGGCAACTACAACCCCAAGACGAGCCGCATCTACGAGGACTTCGGGCTGTTCACCGCCGACGATCAGGTCGGCCGCGACCTCACCCGCCTGTTCAACGAGCTGAGCGGCTACGCGATCGAGAAGAAGTTCAAGCGGCTGCTCGTCGCACCGCTGCACCTGCGCAAGGGCCTCCTCCGCCTCATCGACAAGGAGCGCCGCAACGCGCTGGCGGGCAAGCCCGCGAACGTGCGGATCAAGGTCAACTCGATGGTCGACGAGCAGATCATCGACGCGCTCTACCGGGCCAGCCAGGCCGGCGTGAAGGTCGAGGTGTGGGTGCGCGGCATCTGCTCGCTCAAGCCCGGTGTCGAGGGGATGAGCGAGAACATCACGGTCCGCAGCATCCTGGGCCGCTACCTCGAGCACTCCCGCATCTTCTCCTTCCACAACGACGGCGACCCTCAGGTGTTCATCGGCAGCGCCGACATGATGCACCGCAACCTCGACCGGCGCGTCGAGGCGCTCGTGCGCGTCGT
Protein-coding regions in this window:
- a CDS encoding RNA degradosome polyphosphate kinase; protein product: MIEHEVLDAGLGDADDDDFDLDEELDAQLPEHRYLDRELSWLAFNQRVLELAEDPNIPVLERANFLAIFASNLDEFFMVRVAGLKRRIVTGLAVPTNVGRAPAEVLADISTEAHRLQLRHAEGWMTLVKPALADAGIDVVSYESLDSDERAALYDYFQAQVFPVLMPLAVDPAHPFPYISGLSLNLAIRIRNARTGRQEFARLKVPPMLPRFVEVPLAEGRLRYLPLEDLISNHLDDLFPGMEVLDHHAFRLTRNEDVAIEEDESENLIQALEAELLRRRFGPPIRLEITDDMDEVTLDLLIRELDITEQEVYRLPGPLDLRGLFDLRIDRPDLRFKPHVPTTAMAFQPGDNNERPDIFASIRKGDVLVHHPYESFATSVQAFLEQAAKDPHVLAIKQTLYRTSGDSPIVEALIDAAEAGKQVLALVEIKARFDEANNILWARKLEKAGVHVVYGLVGLKTHCKLALVIREEGGVLRSYSHVGTGNYNPKTSRIYEDFGLFTADDQVGRDLTRLFNELSGYAIEKKFKRLLVAPLHLRKGLLRLIDKERRNALAGKPANVRIKVNSMVDEQIIDALYRASQAGVKVEVWVRGICSLKPGVEGMSENITVRSILGRYLEHSRIFSFHNDGDPQVFIGSADMMHRNLDRRVEALVRVVAPAHLKELADFFDLAMSDTSTSWHLGSDGEWVRHNEDADGRPLVDMQDRTMTNVQRRRRARAVR